The following coding sequences are from one Gossypium hirsutum isolate 1008001.06 chromosome A12, Gossypium_hirsutum_v2.1, whole genome shotgun sequence window:
- the LOC107931704 gene encoding multiple organellar RNA editing factor 1, mitochondrial — MALHPLRLRRTLTTLTTFHRSLSLPNPRVPSLTAPVSNSDLAPPPSSLPSSFSIFQSRWFRSSGGPLSSPRQYKLYKEGDEITEDTVLFEGCDYNHWLIVVDFPKDNKPPPEEMIRTYENICAQGLGISVEEAKKRIYACSTTTYQGFQVLMSEEESEKFNDVPGVVFVLPDSYIDPVNKEYGGDKYENGIITPRPPPIHYGRNQGGRFRQQNRNPDQPRYDRQGNTTPNQQGNVPYNQQGFAQGDGRNYRPPQNYPPQQNYRQQPPMNNRDYAPRGSDPLHQSSYNQGRQGSYNSQERRDFVQGEHWNYMPPEQRDFRGDHRNYASSQGGNYGQGPSSGYGQNFGQGANPGYGQNFGQGANPDYTQNPGQGYERGVNPGYGQSFRQGSNFGPGQNYGPGAAADSGQSYGQSANPGYGQTYPGHGGGQGFPQAEQRNVQGEATGSMGQQGR, encoded by the exons ATGGCTCTACATCCGCTTCGCCTCCGTCGGACCCTAACCACTCTGACCACTTTCCACCGCAGTCTCTCCCTTCCCAACCCCAGGGTTCCTTCACTTACAGCCCCAGTTTCCAATTCCGACCTTGCGCCACCTCCGTCATCCTTACCATCGTCTTTCTCCATCTTCCAATCTCGATGGTTCAGATCATCGGGGGGTCCCCTTTCATCACCGAGACAGTACAAGCTGTACAAGGAAGGGGATGAGATCACCGAAGATACGGTTCTATTCGAAGGTTGTGATTACAATCATTGGCTCATCGTCGTTGATTTCCCCAAAGATAATAAGCCTCCTCCTGAAGAGATGATTCGTACTTACGAGAATATTTGTGCTCAAGGCCTCGGCATCAG CGTGGAAGAGGCCAAAAAAAGAATATATGCATGTAGCACAACTACTTATCAAGGTTTTCAGGTTTTAATGTCTGAAGAAGAGTCTGAAAAGTTTAATG ATGTACCTGGTGTTGTTTTTGTATTGCCAGATTCTTACATTGATCCAGTTAACAAGGAATATGGAG GAGACAAGTATGAGAATGGTATTATAACACCAAGGCCACCTCCTATCCATTATGGTAGAAACCAAGGTGGTAGGTTCCGTCAACAAAATAGAAACCCTGACCAACCAAGATATGATAGACAAGGAAATACCACTCCGAACCAGCAAGGGAATGTGCCTTACAATCAGCAGGGTTTTGCGCAAGGGGATGGAAGGAACTATAGGCCTCCACAAAATTATCCACCCCAACAAAATTACAGGCAGCAGCCGCCAATGAATAACAGAGATTATGCTCCTAGAGGCTCTGATCCTTTGCATCAGAGCAGTTACAACCAAGGAAGGCAGGGAAGTTATAATTCTCAAGAACGAAGGGACTTCGTTCAAGGAGAGCATTGGAATTATATGCCTCCTGAGCAAAGGGATTTCAGAGGAGATCATAGGAACTATGCATCCTCACAAGGTGGGAATTATGGGCAGGGACCAAGTTCTGGTTATGGACAAAATTTCGGACAGGGGGCAAATCCTGGCTATGGGCAGAATTTTGGGCAAGGGGCAAATCCTGACTATACCCAGAATCCTGGGCAAGGCTACGAGCGAGGTGTGAATCCTGGCTATGGGCAGAGTTTTCGGCAAGGATCAAATTTCGGACCTGGTCAGAACTATGGCCCTGGAGCAGCTGCCGACTCTGGGCAGAGTTATGGACAGAGTGCAAATCCTGGGTATGGACAAACTTACCCCGGGCATGGAGGTGGTCAAGGATTCCCACAGGCAGAGCAGAGAAATGTGCAAGGAGAGGCAACTGGATCAATGGGGCAACAA GGAAGATAA